CGTGGTGGTTTCATCCATGGCGGGTGAGTGGGGAGCGAGGTAGGTGACGTGGGATTCAGTCAAAAGACACCGCGGGCTGACGGTCGGAAGCAAGCGGCATGCAGAGACGCCAGGCAGCCTAAAGGAGCCGTAACTGCTTCTTAACACACCCGAACTTCAAAACAACCCAAAATATATCTTCTCAAGAGAATGTGTTCTCTGATACGATCCAATAACCCCAGCTTGCTTTTTCACCAGCCCCGTAATTAAACCCCCAACCCCGGTGTCAGGCTCATTAGAGCAGCAGAGCTCCTATACCCCCAGTTCTATGGAGAAAAGTGGAAATGGGGTAACTTCTCACTGCATTGCTTTTCTGACTGTTCATCTTGGTTTGGTAGGTCAAGTTCCTGCTAATATTTGGGGAGCGAGTTATGTTTTTGTGAATAGAGTCCGTCAATAACTCTGTTCTAATGAATTTCTGTTAAGTCAGGAAACTGAATTACTAACAGATGTCTGCGCTCCCAGCCAGTACGCTGGTTATTCTTCTGGCAATCCGCTCCGCTCAGTATCCAGAGACAGGGCTTTAAACTTGGCTCCATCTCTCCCCGCTGAGGGTTTCAGAGTTACTGCGGGTTGCTCACACCCCGAGCAGAGACATGAGCCATGGCGTTGGCCTTAAAAGAGCTGGAAGCCAACGGGAATATTTGTAATGCTGCTGCTCGGGTGCCAGGATGACATTTCACTAACAGTAAACTCCCTTTGAGTAAAATCCTGTATCTGATGAAGGGAAAAACAGAGGTTTAGGCAGAGCAGCTTCCTGCACTATAACAAAATTTCCCTCTGTGTCCAGGTAAAGTCGGGTTTCCCTTCACGGTTCCCTACTCTGCAACTAAGTTTGCCTTGGATGGATTTTTCAGCTCCCTGAGGCAGGAATTCAGCATTCAGAGCATCAACGTCTCCATCACGCTCTGCATCCTCGGCTTCATCGATACCGGTAAGAGGAGGCTGTGTGATCAGGGCCATCAGGGGCCGAGCATCCATCCCCATCCCCGGGTCCTACcctgcccttcacctccccctgccaccgcccCTTCCCCTTCACCTCTGCCTTTTTCCTCCAGCCCCGCCGTAGCGCGAGCACGCGCAACACATGCTCAGGTCTCTGGGGGATCCCACTAAAAACCAGTCTCAGAACTCATTTCCTTTCCCATGCTGCGTAAAACCAGCTGCCACGTACAGGCTGGGATGTACTAAGTGACTGTCAGGCtgcgccagccccccccccccagttaatCCCATCCACTGGTGCCACAGCGATGCgcggggggtgcgggcagcggggAGGAACTCGGCCTCCGGAATTCACCCCCGTTCCGATGCGCGTCCCCCCGGGTCCCGTTTGAACAGTTTGCAGGCCCCTCTCTGCCCACCCTGCCCCACATGAACCAAGACAGCCTTCCTCTGCCGACCCCCCCCGCCTTTGCTCCTCTGTTCCCCCCCAGTTTGACCCCCAGTTTGCTCCTCTGGCCTCCCCGGTTTCCTCCTTCAGCCCCCAGTTTGCTCCCTGGTTTGACCCCTGGTTCACCCCCGGCCCTCCAGCCTCCTGGTTTCCCCCCCCGCTTCACCCAAGTTTGTTCCTCAGCCCCCTCCTTTGACACCCAGTTTGCCCCCCACGATTTACTCCTCCGCCCCCCAGTTTGACACCTGGTCTGCCCCCCAGTTTGACCCTCTACTTGCTCCCCTCTACCCCCTGGCTTGCTcctccaccctgcagccccccagttcaccccccccccccagttcaaCACCCGATTTGCTTCTTGACCCCCTGGTTTGACCACTGGTTCGCTCCTCTGCCCCCAATTCACacctctgcccctcagcccccccagttCACACCCCGGTTTGCTCTTCGGCCCCCAGTCCGCCCCTCGGCCCCCCCAGTTTGACCCCTAGTCCGCCCCTCGGCCCCCCCAGTTTGACCCCTAGTCCGCCCCTCGGCCCCCCCAGTTTGAACCCCAGTCCGCCCCTCAGCCCACCCAGTTTGACTCCcggtcccccctcagcccccccagttTGACCCCcggtcccccctcagcccccccggtCCCAGCCCggtccccctcagcccccccggtCACACCCCggtccccctcagcccccccgtTCCCAGCCcggtcccccctcagcccccccggtCCCAGCCCggtccccctcagcccccccgtTCCCAGCCcggtcccccctcagcccccccggtCACAGCCCGGTCCCCCTCGGCCCCCCCGGTCACACCCCggtccccctcagcccccccgtTCCCAGCCCGGtccccctcggccccgccccccgctgaCGGCCTGTCCCGGCAGAGCGCGCGGTGCGCGCGGCGGGGGCGGTGCTGAGGGCGGTGCCGGCGCCACGCGCCGAGTGCGCGCTCGAGATCCTGAAGGGGGCGGCGCTGCGGCGGCGCGAGCTCTACTACCGGTACGGCGCCACGCGCCTCCCGCTGCTGCTGCGCGACTGGGCCGCGGAGCTGCTCGACTACCTGGTGCGGAGCCGCTACCGCCTGGaccggcccccggcccgccctCGCTGAGCCGGAGCCAGCGccggggggcgcggcgggacggCCCGCGGGGCAGCACCCCCCCGCGGGGCAGCACCCCCCCGCGCCGGCCTGCGGGGAGCTCCCGGGGCCTTGAGGAAGGAACGAACTAATCCCGAAATAAAAACTACTCACCGAGCAGCTTCGTGCGtcccgggggtgtgtgtgtgtgtgtttgagccCCTTTCTCCACCGCTAAACGCTGCTCAAACGGGCCCGACCCCACCGCCTCGCACAGGAGAGAGAAACCCTTGCAATAATCATCATTTCATTTTAGGAATAACTCTCTGCCGGCCTGTTAGCTCACTGGCCAAATGAAATGCAAGTTTTTGCCCCAAGCGAAGCTTTCCCCAGTCGGCAGACAGTTTCTGACACAACCGCTGTAACTGGGAATTGCCTCCAGGAGCCGCCGAGGGCTCGGGGcccaggagctgaaggcagagccCAGGCGCCAGCCTGCAGCGAGCTCCGAGCTCCGGCCCCGAGCCGATGCGCTGACATCCGCCACGGCTCTGGCCGTTCCAGCACTAACTGGTACCTGTCCCGAGACTAAGCAAGGCGAAACTTCCCTAAACCCATCCCACAGAGGCACTCCCCGGGGTGGGTTTGCATCTCGCTCTCTAAAGGAAATCAGGGACCAGTATTTCTGTTCTCCTTATCCTGAGGTCACTTACACAAACCAGTGCCCACAGAGGGAGTTTTACCCCTTAAACCTGTCAGAAAATCATCTGTAAATCCATTCACCATGTGCCCAGGCAGATGCTGAGCAGTGCTACACACAACGCTTCCGAGAGCTGAAGGTCTTCATCATTCGTCCGCTCAGTTTTGCTGCCTTTTGCCACCAGTGGATTCCTCAAGACAAGAGCCCGTTTTTTCAGGGGTAAGAGCCGCTCAACAAACTGTCAGTGTTACACCAATGGTGGGATCACATAGGGTAAGCCAGAAGCACCGATAAGGGTCTAAAAACAaactctgccagccctgctctctAGATGTTCACGAGCCCGTACCACAGCGATGCTGCTGACCAGTAAACCCTTGCAGCAGCCAGCGGGGAAGGGAAGCGTCTCCCCAGTTTGAGAtgtggaaaggagagagagaaggatgTCCATCCCATGGAGGTCTGCCCTGAGGGGACACAGGTGTCCCAGCCACAAAGGCAGCCACCAAAACACACCCCCACTGCTCTACAGAGCCGGAAGGCTTCAGCGCCTTCCCTTCAACACCCTCAAACACGCCCGAAACTCCAGGCAGGACGAGGGTGCAGAGGGACAGCCTAAAGTCCAAAGCAACTCCCTCCGTTAGGTTAATGTTTGCTAAATCACAGGAAGTGCAAAGAAAAGGTCCAACAGATACCAGCAAACTTGTACAAGATAAGAACGGGTTCAAAACTGCTATCGCTCCCAGCCCCGTTTGCAACCCACTGACGCGTCCACCTCCCCGCGGCCAGAGCCGCGGAGCCTGCCTCACTCTGCCTGTGCTTTCGCAGAGGGATGGGTCTGCTCCTGAAGATTTTCATCCCCTTGCTGGGACTGGCGCTggctctttatttttattcagcacCTGAGAATTTCAACGAAGGtaagtcactggaaaaaaaaaaacataaaatcacGCTTTAAAAGCACAATCAGCAAGGCTGCTGCCAGCGGCAGCGTGTGCCTGCGCAGAGGAGCCACAGGCCCTTGGAAGGGTCAGAGCGCCGCGGGAAGAGCCGAAGCGCGGGAGGGCTGAGGGCTCGGAGGGGAGCGCAGCCAGGCCCCGGTGCGAGGGAATGCTCACGGCATTACACAGGGCCTGCTGGGACACTCTGTAAGCCTCTGAGCTCAGTGAATTATTTAGGAAACATGCGGTTTCCCGCTTTAAACATTTAATCCTTTTATTAGTCAATTCTTGCCACTTCCAAAAGCTGCTCCCAGACCAGACCAGACGCAGAGCTCAAACCTTGCATGTGCTCCCCCCCAAACCGGGATTAACGCCACACTCCAGTCGGGGTCTGTGCGAGCGGGGAGCTCCCCATGCCGGCATCAAGGGGTGGCAGGGGCCGAGAGGAGCCGCAGTGCCCGTGTGTGGGGTCTCTGCCCGCGCTGAGCTCTGTGCCCTCCTCTCCAGAGATGCTCCGGGGGAAGCGGGTGATCgtgacaggagccagcagcggcATCGGGGAGCAGGTGGCGTATCACCTGGCACGCATGGAGGCTCACCTACTGCTCACGGCGCGGACGGAGGCCAAGCTGCAGAAAGTAAATGGCAAGCAGAGCGTGCCGGGCTGGCAAAACACATTTGCAATCCAGAAGCCCACAGGCAGACAGCATGTGGACGTTCACCCCGGACCAGGCAGGCGGGGATGCCAGCCACCCTACAGATGACCCCAGCATTCCCCCAGCACCAGCCTGgtctaacacacacacacttccccaCCACCGCCACCAATTGCATTTTCAATGCTGACAGCGCAACGTTTCTTTCTCCGCAGTCTTCAGCTGTGAATTCTGATCTCCACCACCAAGGACAACACTAGTCTGCCCAAGTCCTGGTCTGATCAACCCTTGCCCCTTCTCAAAGTCTGAACTGGTTTTGCATCCCATATACAACAATCGAAGTTAAGCAATCATGTCCCTATTGATAAATACTAAACATTTGGCTCAGATGTGCCATTGTTTAACTCTGCAGCCAGGAACATTTCTCTAAGCAAGGCTTCTCCTCCCATGAAGGGAGGAGGGTTTCCCGTGGGACAGGGAGATGCACTGCCCACCCACCCCCAGCCTCTGTGGGACAAAGGGGGTCTGTGGGAGGGGAGTCCCCGGACACTAACACTGTTCTCGCTGTTGCTGCAGGTTGTGGAGCGGTGCCTGGAGCTGGGTGCTGCCTCCGCCCGCTACGTGAGCGGCTCCATGGAAGACACCACGTTCCCTGCAGTGGTGGTGAGGGAGGCTGAGAACACCTGGGGTAGGTGGTGGGGAGCTGCCCCTCCTCGCTCCCCAACACACCCCAGGCTACATTTTGGGGCCATGCCAGCCACCGAGAAGCTGCTTTGGTTTTTGACGCCGGTTGCTAACAGCGAACGTGCTCTGCTTGCAGGAGGCCTCGATATGCTCATCCTAAATCACATCGGTTACAGCTACTTCAACTACTTCAACGGGGACGTTGGGCACGTACGAAAGCTCCTGGAGACCAACTTCCTCAGCTACGTGGCGATGACCGTGTCTGCCCTGCCCATGCTGAAGGAGAGCGAGGGCAGCATCGTGGTGGTTTCATCCATGGCGGGTGAGCACACAAGGGGCCAGGCTCTCCCTGCCCACATCCCTTCCTCTGCCTGCATGGGCTCCCTGCTGCGGCTCTTCTCCAAAACACAGCATAAGGCCCATAAGGCAGAGAGCCACCCCACCGGGAGTCAGGATCGGCATATGTTTATATCCTGGATGCACAATTCAAGTCCTCTGGGGGATTTATATTCTGTGTCCCATCCCACCAGCCACCTCCACGCACGGCAGTCGGTGGCACACCACTGCAGGTTATGTGCATGGCCACGTGTTACACATGCATTCGCTTTATATATGCGGGAATACAACAGCATCACCCACAACTGAAGGTACTTCGTGCCATTGTACGCCATATGTTACATTTCAAACACCCCTGCATTCGTTTATTTCTCTTAAGCACTTGTGGCAGCTTATTCTGTCACCTTAAATCACAATATTGTACCTACTTGAAGGGCTAGAGAAGGGAGAGCCATGCAGCCTTGTGTCTGCCCAGCATACGAACCCCGACATTGTGTCTCCGCTCCAGGTAAAATGGGCTCCCCGTTTGCCGCTTCCTATTCGGCAACTAAGTTTGCCTTAGAGGGATTTTTCAGCTCCTTGCGACATGAATTCATCATAGACAACGTCAACGTCTCCATCACACTCTgcatcctgggctacatcaacaCAGGTAAGCTCAGCATCGCTGGGGACCCCTGACTCCGTGTTCCCagacagagccaagccgagcccaccaccctccctgcagccctgggctgcTCAGCACGCTGCTTCGCCGCTGCGCAACTGGGCAAATGGGAGCCCAACTCTTTCAAAAGCGTGGCCTGGGACCTCTGACTCCACTGTCCTTGCAGTAAACCCAGGGGAGGTGGGGATTCTGTCCTATGGTCATTCAAGAGGTGGAAAGGAATGGGAAGGATATCACTAATTTTAACTATTCCAAGCCTTGTTAAGTAGGTCTGATTCCCAGAGCCTGTCGGTTTGTTAGAGAAAGCTGCAGCCACCCCAAAGATGATGGTATCTGTGGCAGCCCCTCCATCTGAcactgctccttccctccctgtcctcctgtCTCCCCAGAAAATGCCGTGCGAGCCATCTCCCACGTCATCCGGAGCACGCCAGCGCCCAAGGAGGAGTGTGCTCTGGAAATCATCAGGAGCGGGGCGCTGCGCCAGCGGGAGCTGCACTACCCACCCTGGGTGGTGGGCAGCATGGTCCTCCTCCGGAACATAGCCCCCGACTTACTCGACTCCCTCATCAGGAGCAACTATGAAGTGGAAAACCTCAGAAGAACATAGCCCCCGGGGTGGCAAATGCGCTGGGACACCTTGGGCCAAGCACAAGGGACTTGGGCGTTAAATCCAGCTACTCGAGTGCCCTTTTCCatggcaccagggcagccccgTGCTGACGCACCCTGGCAACCTGAGACAGCACACACCAGAAGCCTGCAACACGCTGCATCAAATTGTCCTTTTCAGTCATGAACTCTTGCAACTGGCTTTTTCCAACCAAGAGGCGCTTCAGGAGAGCTCCTCGCAGCAGGATCTGCTGCCAGCATCCTGCTCACCAGCAAGTTTTCCTGCTCAACCTCCAgaaactgccccccccccccccagcaaaagCCGCGAAGGCAGCGGTGCTGAGCCTCGGCCCAGCACGAGGATTGGGGCCAAGCAGCACAAACCCCCCAAAGGCACGAGAGGGTCTTTGAAGCAGGAAATTTTTTTGTCATGTATCCCTTCTAAACTgatctttgtaaaaataaatcctATGTTACTTTCCAAGATCTTTGCTCTTACTTGTGTTCCCTTCCCACGTGCATGGGCCCAGAGCCCTTATCAGCACCCTGCTGGTTAAACCGACCTCCCTGCATGATTTGCATTAACGCTGCTTTCACTTCTCTAAAGACCTTAATGAGTTTCTGCCATGGGTGACCTCTCCTCAGCTGCCGATACACACGTTTTTTCCTTTCCAATCTGCAAGAAGCCTTAAAATAATAGCATTACTGTATTTCCCTAAGTCTGGATTTCTCTACCCCAAAGCAGCTCGGAGAGACTCAGTCACCAAGTGCCACAAGCAGCGCCGTGAACCAGCGCTCAAACCTCCACGTGTTGGAGACCGATAAAGGGAGATGGCTCAAAAGATAATCGCTAGCTCTGCTTAGAGAAAAGTTGGAGAGACTTTGGGGTCCCAAGATAACCCAAATCCTTCCACGAGCTGGGCCCCTGCACCCCGCAGCCGGGCTGCGAGCACAGACAGGAACCGGGGCTCGGCTGCGCTGCAACGTTTCCTGTTTTACAGAGCGAGAAAAAGAGTGAGAGCAGCAAAATGAGGTGGTTGGCACGAAGATGGCAGTTGGAGCGTGTTCGTGCCTGATAACCCCTGGCTCACCCCACTCCTCTGTGACAGCCGAGGGGTAGGACGGGACCCCTGGGGCCAGGTAAGTGCCCGCAGCACCGGGGCCAGCAAGGGATGGAGGGGAGCAGAGGCTGCCGTGCTAGCAGCGGCACTGTgcaccttttttcctcttttttcaccCTGCTTTCAGCCTACGTGATTGACACTGGGAGGCTGTAACATGAACCAACAAGAAGCactttctgtttgggttttttttttttgtttgcttcccTTGAAGCGAGAAGCATAACAGCTTGGAAAGCAAAGATAAAGGACATGTTTGTTAATTAGAGGATAATTTGGGGTAAcagaaggaggaaataaagtaTTAGCTTGTCAAGAAGGCCTCAACAGTTTGCTCAGCTCAGGGTGAGTAATGGACTGTATTTCGCTATGTTTTACCTTGCTTTAAAGTGCATTTTTTGTTAACTGAGGCTGTTACAAGAGCTCTGGGGATGCCCGGCGACAGGCTGGGCAGCCCAGAGGCAGCGCaggtgggagaggggctgagctaTTCCTGACGGGAAGAGCTACATGAGCTGAGACCATGCAGGACATCTGAGGTCCAGATTGAATGTGCAGTTGGGCCCTTTCTGAATTttagaaaaagcagctgaaaaatgtttttatagtgTCCTGAAGAGTTGGGAGCAGTTTGGCTACAGATACACACTTTGTCCCAACCTATGGGGATCGTGCCCAGCTTCAAGGGAGCACGTTGTGTGGTGTATCCCCAACTCGCATTTCTCTGCGTGAAGCTGTTGGCCAGACCTCGCTGGGCCAAGGAAAGCATGTGTGCACCAAGAGGCAAGGCCCTGCGTGGGCACAGGGGGGCTGTTACGGTACAGAGGCAAAACCTGCATGGGAATAACCCACTCAGCCTTTTAgacccccagactcctccagctGTAAGCGTATCATGATAAGAAACATGTCAACAGGGAAATACTGTTGGGATCCTTCAGTAAATTTAAGCTAAAATTTGAACGGCTTCTGAAGCATTCCTGAGactattcaaataaaaattaataaaagcacaTAAGCAAGTGCCAGACTCAGGGGGGTCTAAGTCCACATCCCACGTGGGTCAGCACTGGGAGCAGCGTCCTGGCACCTTCCCTGCCCACAGCAAGAGCTGACTGCCCCAAAAGCACCACTCTCCCTCCAAAGGGAGCCCCTACAGTGAAAACACAACACTGGGAATGAGCTTTGAGTACACCACAGCTAGCACGAGGACAGCAAAAAGAATGATGGGGCAGATTTTAACGCAGACTGAAAAGCACGGAAGTATTATAGATGTAAGTGGGGTTTACTTGTTCCCATTTTTTATCCCATTCGACTCAACAACTTCCTATTTGCTTGGGACAGAATGAGACCAATGAAGTTTTGGTGGTTTGACACTGAAGAACATTTAATCTGAATTTTCAGAGACTAAaagtcctgccccccccccccccccccctccttcctacATTAACATGATTTACTAAATATGAGAACAGCCCCACACCAGCCACAGCAGCCCCCCACTGAGCCCCCAGGGCCAGGAACCCTCCGAGCAACATCCAGGAGATGTGCACAGGGAGGACAAACCTCTTCGCTGCCAATGGGGCGAGGGGACAGGAGCGGGTGACAC
This window of the Athene noctua chromosome 23, bAthNoc1.hap1.1, whole genome shotgun sequence genome carries:
- the LOC141969467 gene encoding 11-beta-hydroxysteroid dehydrogenase 1-like — protein: MGLLLKIFIPLLGLALALYFYSAPENFNEEMLRGKRVIVTGASSGIGEQVAYHLARMEAHLLLTARTEAKLQKVVERCLELGAASARYVSGSMEDTTFPAVVVREAENTWGGLDMLILNHIGYSYFNYFNGDVGHVRKLLETNFLSYVAMTVSALPMLKESEGSIVVVSSMAGKMGSPFAASYSATKFALEGFFSSLRHEFIIDNVNVSITLCILGYINTENAVRAISHVIRSTPAPKEECALEIIRSGALRQRELHYPPWVVGSMVLLRNIAPDLLDSLIRSNYEVENLRRT